A section of the Puniceicoccus vermicola genome encodes:
- the yidC gene encoding membrane protein insertase YidC → MDKKNVVIGLACILAAFGLMFYQSSQRVEPVPVDPVEQTVVEESETTVTEEAPQSGLGALDDSVSTQSEAEDASADSVSESVFSPVTEQEAKKIEKIEEEPATIRSLSNDFISVDFTTRGGAIKQVHFLKTKQGGPDTFVFNSGAALPSLGLSFRGPESELSYKGTYEIVEAETTATKIVFERKMGGGIAVRRSYEISPAGDSEEDAYLIRHETEFINHADQPLESSTGVYVNLGTVYSLGNDKRGDFLNFGYFNGEDTEFIGRKVFEGSGGILGIGAREARPKVQETVSNLYWGVVKNQYFAFVATVGEGMKSNGFFTTETHLTPAELASDTDTVDAVRASLAFPISRIDAGESKSIELEFYTGPKEFKRLSKLGDHQEEVMQFGFFGFFSKILMFFLYGIHSVIPSWGWSIVVMTIIIKVCFWPLTAKAAASQKRMRKIQEPLKEIREKFKDNPQKMQKETMRLFRENKVNPAAGCLPIFIQMPIFFGLFWMLRTASELRYAPFLWINDLSQPDTVAYIFDFPINILPLIMGVTMFFQMRMTPAMASGDATQQKIMKFLPFIFLIFLYNFSSGLVVYWTVQNLLTILQQYITNKRDDVANEPVVIPGNKKKKKRISAKK, encoded by the coding sequence ATGGATAAGAAGAATGTAGTAATTGGCCTCGCCTGCATCCTGGCGGCGTTTGGCCTGATGTTTTACCAAAGTTCTCAGCGAGTCGAACCGGTTCCGGTTGACCCTGTTGAGCAGACTGTTGTCGAAGAGTCGGAGACCACGGTGACCGAGGAGGCTCCGCAAAGCGGACTGGGGGCATTGGATGATTCCGTGTCCACTCAGTCTGAGGCGGAGGATGCATCAGCGGACTCCGTGTCAGAATCGGTTTTCAGCCCGGTTACCGAACAGGAGGCGAAAAAGATCGAGAAGATCGAGGAGGAGCCAGCGACGATTCGTTCGCTCAGCAACGACTTCATCTCTGTTGATTTCACGACTCGTGGTGGTGCCATCAAGCAGGTCCATTTCCTCAAAACCAAGCAGGGGGGACCCGATACGTTCGTATTTAACTCGGGGGCCGCTCTTCCGTCCCTGGGACTGAGCTTTCGCGGTCCGGAGTCCGAGTTGTCCTACAAGGGGACTTATGAGATCGTCGAAGCCGAGACGACCGCGACGAAAATTGTTTTCGAGCGTAAAATGGGCGGAGGCATTGCTGTCCGACGCAGTTATGAGATCTCGCCAGCGGGGGATTCGGAAGAGGACGCTTACCTGATCCGGCACGAGACAGAGTTTATCAACCATGCAGATCAGCCGCTGGAATCCAGCACAGGGGTCTATGTGAATTTGGGGACCGTCTACTCGCTCGGGAATGACAAGCGGGGCGATTTCCTGAATTTTGGATATTTCAATGGCGAGGACACCGAGTTCATTGGCCGTAAGGTTTTCGAAGGGAGCGGTGGAATTCTCGGCATCGGTGCTCGGGAAGCTCGGCCAAAAGTTCAAGAAACGGTCTCCAATCTCTACTGGGGAGTCGTGAAAAATCAGTATTTCGCCTTCGTTGCGACGGTAGGCGAGGGGATGAAGAGCAATGGTTTCTTCACGACCGAGACTCATTTGACCCCCGCCGAGTTGGCGTCGGATACGGATACCGTGGATGCGGTCCGGGCAAGTCTCGCCTTCCCCATCTCCCGAATTGATGCGGGAGAGAGTAAATCGATCGAACTCGAATTCTATACGGGTCCGAAAGAATTTAAGCGTTTGTCCAAGCTCGGAGATCATCAGGAAGAGGTGATGCAGTTTGGGTTCTTCGGATTCTTCAGCAAGATTCTGATGTTCTTCCTCTACGGCATCCATTCGGTGATTCCGAGTTGGGGTTGGTCGATCGTGGTGATGACCATCATCATCAAGGTCTGCTTCTGGCCGTTGACCGCAAAGGCTGCCGCCTCGCAAAAGCGGATGCGGAAGATTCAGGAGCCCCTGAAGGAGATCCGGGAAAAGTTTAAGGACAATCCGCAGAAAATGCAGAAAGAGACGATGCGTCTCTTCCGCGAAAACAAGGTGAATCCGGCGGCGGGTTGTTTGCCGATCTTCATTCAGATGCCGATTTTCTTCGGACTGTTCTGGATGCTGCGGACAGCCTCGGAGTTGCGTTACGCGCCGTTCCTCTGGATCAATGACCTTTCGCAGCCGGATACGGTAGCCTATATCTTTGATTTTCCGATCAACATTCTTCCCCTGATCATGGGAGTGACGATGTTCTTCCAGATGCGGATGACGCCCGCGATGGCTTCGGGGGATGCGACGCAGCAGAAGATCATGAAGTTCCTGCCCTTCATCTTCTTGATCTTCCTCTACAACTTCAGCTCCGGTCTGGTGGTTTACTGGACCGTGCAGAATTTGCTGACGATTCTCCAGCAGTACATCACGAACAAGCGGGATGACGTGGCAAACGAGCCAGTCGTCATTCCCGGCAACAAGAAGAAAAAGAAGCGGATCTCTGCAAAGAAGTAG
- a CDS encoding DUF4870 domain-containing protein produces the protein MTTEPTPSSPETTPPPSEPTAAKTNYDPKIVGIVSYITLIDWIVAIIMNNPKTEFGSFHIRQSLGIMLLMFVAGFIMIIPVIGWILGLIGYLAGFVFWIMGLIGAIQGSKNPVPLIGDKAQEWFQAL, from the coding sequence ATGACTACCGAACCCACTCCCTCCTCTCCTGAAACAACACCACCTCCGTCCGAACCGACGGCCGCGAAAACCAACTACGATCCCAAGATCGTCGGAATCGTTTCCTACATCACCTTAATTGACTGGATTGTCGCCATCATCATGAACAACCCGAAGACTGAATTCGGATCGTTCCACATCCGGCAATCTCTCGGGATCATGCTCCTCATGTTTGTAGCTGGCTTTATCATGATTATTCCGGTCATTGGCTGGATTCTCGGGCTGATCGGCTATCTCGCAGGATTCGTCTTCTGGATCATGGGTCTCATTGGTGCGATCCAAGGCAGTAAAAATCCCGTCCCCCTTATCGGAGACAAAGCCCAAGAGTGGTTCCAAGCTCTTTGA
- a CDS encoding MFS transporter, with product MKRSNHSGIFSPHFPFSPARPRVFYGWVIAAVGTIGIICSIPGQTMGVSVFTDHLIESLRISRTSISTAYLIGTIASGLLVTPMGRSLDRNGIRKGAVAAGFGMFLALTLLSQVDRIAAFFAFGSQGSWNLVARFIAVTIGFFLLRFFGQGLMTLASRNMIAKWFDLFRGRVSAVSGIIVSFGFSSAPLALNSLINCAGWRGAWLLLSLLSGAFFILLAWLFFRDNPEECGLKMDGGRTVKPGARVNRDNQVVRSFTKREVMRTYSFWVYNIGLSFQAFFITGFTFNLLSVAEDLNIPEAHILRVFLPASVLTVFVSLFIGWLIDRTRIKYSFLTFCFGLGLFPASLYFASGAFALGGFMVGLAICGGSFAPVMGTVWARFYGREALGAISGFNMASMVIASALGPIVFSLSYDYLGSYHAAIGLGFIAPIIFFIAGIFADNPQLKLQQAEEGMGNV from the coding sequence GTGAAACGCTCGAATCATTCCGGAATCTTCTCGCCTCATTTTCCGTTCTCTCCGGCGAGGCCCCGGGTCTTTTACGGTTGGGTGATCGCAGCCGTTGGGACCATCGGGATCATCTGCAGCATTCCCGGGCAGACGATGGGGGTGAGCGTCTTTACGGACCATTTGATCGAGAGTCTTCGAATCTCTCGGACCTCGATCAGCACTGCCTATCTCATTGGAACCATTGCCAGTGGATTGCTCGTAACGCCGATGGGACGCAGTCTCGATCGGAACGGCATTCGCAAGGGAGCGGTTGCGGCCGGATTTGGGATGTTTTTGGCACTGACCCTATTGTCCCAAGTGGATCGGATTGCCGCCTTCTTTGCCTTTGGGAGCCAGGGGAGTTGGAATCTCGTCGCTCGTTTTATTGCGGTGACGATTGGTTTTTTTCTCCTCCGCTTTTTCGGACAAGGACTGATGACGCTGGCCTCTCGCAACATGATTGCGAAGTGGTTTGATCTGTTCCGCGGACGGGTTTCGGCGGTGAGTGGCATTATCGTCTCCTTTGGCTTTTCGTCGGCCCCGCTCGCGCTTAACTCGTTAATCAACTGCGCGGGATGGCGTGGTGCCTGGCTCCTGCTTTCGCTGCTCAGCGGTGCCTTCTTCATTCTCCTGGCTTGGTTGTTCTTTCGCGATAATCCGGAGGAGTGCGGTTTAAAAATGGATGGAGGTCGAACGGTAAAGCCTGGCGCCCGGGTCAATCGGGACAACCAGGTGGTACGGTCCTTCACCAAGCGTGAAGTGATGCGAACTTATTCCTTCTGGGTCTACAACATCGGCCTCTCCTTTCAGGCATTTTTCATTACCGGTTTCACCTTCAACCTTCTTTCGGTGGCCGAAGATCTGAATATCCCGGAGGCTCACATCCTCCGTGTTTTCTTGCCTGCCTCGGTGTTGACCGTGTTTGTGAGCCTTTTCATCGGCTGGCTCATCGACCGAACGCGCATCAAGTATTCGTTCCTAACCTTCTGCTTTGGCCTGGGCCTTTTCCCGGCTTCGCTCTACTTCGCCTCGGGGGCGTTCGCTTTGGGAGGATTCATGGTCGGACTCGCGATCTGCGGAGGGTCGTTCGCACCCGTGATGGGAACGGTCTGGGCTCGTTTCTATGGGCGAGAAGCATTGGGGGCGATCTCCGGGTTCAATATGGCCTCGATGGTCATTGCCAGTGCCTTGGGGCCCATTGTTTTCAGCCTCAGCTATGACTATCTGGGTAGTTATCACGCCGCCATTGGCCTTGGATTTATTGCTCCGATTATTTTCTTTATCGCGGGTATCTTTGCGGATAATCCGCAGCTGAAACTACAACAAGCAGAGGAGGGGATGGGAAATGTCTGA
- the rpmH gene encoding 50S ribosomal protein L34, with product MQPTYRPSKIKRARKFGFRKRNSTKSGRKILAARRRKGRASLSASK from the coding sequence ATGCAACCGACATACCGTCCTTCCAAAATCAAGCGAGCTCGCAAGTTCGGCTTCCGTAAACGTAACTCGACCAAGTCTGGTCGCAAGATCCTTGCTGCGCGCCGGCGCAAAGGGCGGGCAAGTCTGTCCGCCTCCAAGTAA
- a CDS encoding DUF4412 domain-containing protein produces the protein MKLLIKPILLALTLGTASLSAGLFEGTLTYEVKSGNDVQEVSFLVKGNRMAIETPANPRGLVLLNRETMKAQVLMPQQKMYIEVPADKFVKNAKQKESGQFEVTDETREILGYTAKKVIYTDGGETSELWITDELGSFQPLEGPLSGETPAELLNAFPNGGMPLVIRTSGKGRPTEIVVTAIKAENVADSDLEVPSGYRPLNLKGMALPGMP, from the coding sequence ATGAAATTATTGATCAAACCGATTCTCCTAGCCCTCACCCTCGGAACGGCATCCCTCAGCGCCGGACTCTTCGAAGGAACCCTCACCTATGAAGTCAAAAGCGGAAACGATGTTCAGGAAGTTTCCTTCCTCGTGAAGGGAAACCGGATGGCCATCGAAACGCCGGCCAATCCGCGAGGGCTTGTATTGCTGAACCGGGAAACGATGAAGGCCCAAGTTCTGATGCCGCAGCAGAAGATGTATATCGAGGTTCCGGCCGACAAGTTCGTCAAGAACGCCAAACAGAAAGAGTCCGGCCAATTTGAGGTTACGGATGAGACCCGGGAGATCCTCGGTTACACGGCAAAGAAGGTGATCTATACCGACGGGGGCGAAACCTCGGAACTCTGGATCACCGATGAGCTCGGATCCTTCCAACCGCTCGAGGGACCTCTTTCCGGTGAAACTCCAGCCGAGTTACTGAATGCCTTCCCCAACGGAGGAATGCCTCTGGTCATCAGAACCAGTGGCAAAGGCCGCCCGACGGAGATCGTCGTGACTGCCATAAAGGCTGAGAACGTAGCCGATTCGGATCTAGAGGTCCCGTCCGGATACCGACCTCTGAACCTGAAAGGAATGGCCCTGCCGGGTATGCCTTGA
- a CDS encoding SAM-dependent methyltransferase, which translates to MSEWEHPGLKLALQKKDRIPFVEFSRLALYDPEHGYYRKDRKRVGATQQADFQTNLAVRSVFGPLVVEAIRSLLEEADLGEFTFVEVAAEPETSLLSGEDHPFGSSQVVRLGEEVPELTGPTVLFANEWLDAQPFVRLIFEGGEWKEVFVGQAEDESLCEIFSRPESEDALKLSEVLPEVAPEGYRLDLSVEVDSVLEGYLRSEWKGIFLTLDYGSFWEALVKNLPGGTGRAYFRHQQIANLLAQPGHQDLTCNVCWDRVISVLERNGFQAGGPQRQEAFFMEKASRAIQGIVEGGASPEAASHRARLMQLLNPVHLGAAFQAVWGIR; encoded by the coding sequence ATGTCTGAGTGGGAACATCCGGGTTTGAAATTGGCCTTGCAGAAAAAAGACCGCATTCCATTTGTCGAATTTTCGCGCCTTGCGCTCTACGATCCGGAGCACGGCTACTACCGCAAGGACCGGAAGAGAGTCGGAGCCACGCAACAGGCTGATTTTCAGACCAATCTGGCCGTGCGCAGTGTCTTTGGCCCGCTTGTGGTGGAGGCGATTCGGTCCTTGCTGGAAGAGGCGGATTTGGGCGAGTTCACTTTTGTCGAAGTGGCGGCGGAGCCGGAGACCTCCTTGCTGAGTGGGGAGGATCATCCCTTCGGATCGTCGCAGGTGGTTCGGCTCGGGGAAGAGGTTCCGGAGCTCACCGGGCCGACCGTCCTCTTCGCCAATGAGTGGTTGGATGCGCAGCCCTTCGTCCGGTTGATTTTCGAAGGAGGGGAGTGGAAGGAAGTTTTTGTCGGCCAGGCCGAGGATGAAAGTCTTTGCGAAATTTTCAGCCGACCCGAGAGTGAAGATGCGCTGAAGTTGAGCGAAGTATTGCCGGAGGTGGCTCCCGAGGGGTATCGGTTGGATCTTTCCGTGGAGGTGGATTCGGTGCTCGAAGGATATCTCCGGAGCGAGTGGAAGGGGATCTTTTTGACCCTCGATTACGGATCATTCTGGGAAGCATTGGTGAAGAACCTGCCCGGTGGAACCGGTCGCGCATATTTCCGCCACCAGCAGATTGCAAACTTGTTGGCTCAGCCGGGTCACCAGGATCTGACCTGCAATGTCTGCTGGGATCGAGTGATCTCTGTCCTTGAGCGCAATGGGTTCCAGGCCGGTGGGCCACAACGTCAGGAAGCGTTTTTCATGGAAAAGGCCTCCCGAGCAATCCAGGGCATCGTCGAAGGAGGAGCTTCTCCGGAGGCAGCTTCCCACCGGGCACGGCTGATGCAATTGCTCAACCCCGTCCATTTGGGAGCGGCTTTTCAAGCGGTGTGGGGAATTCGTTGA
- the rnpA gene encoding ribonuclease P protein component produces the protein MRFSRECRLRKSSEFIRLRRAGKWVPGRYFHLQVCEREDSVLPSRLGLAVSRRIGPAVTRNLVKRRFREIFRAITPEFSGPIDLVVIARKGVDRVPFSELKQQFAHALRAWRNESHLRVNG, from the coding sequence ATGCGCTTCTCCCGGGAGTGCCGGCTCCGGAAGAGCAGTGAGTTCATCCGGTTGCGGCGTGCTGGGAAATGGGTTCCCGGGCGATATTTCCACCTGCAAGTGTGTGAGCGAGAAGATTCAGTGCTTCCATCACGCTTGGGGCTGGCGGTCTCTCGTCGAATCGGACCCGCCGTCACCCGTAATCTCGTGAAACGTCGTTTTCGCGAGATTTTTCGTGCCATAACTCCGGAGTTCTCCGGACCGATTGATCTCGTGGTCATTGCCCGCAAGGGAGTTGACCGCGTTCCTTTTTCTGAACTGAAGCAACAATTCGCGCATGCTCTTCGGGCATGGCGTAACGAGTCCCATCTTCGAGTAAATGGATAA
- a CDS encoding CsgG/HfaB family protein, producing the protein MKKTLSLTLFASLMAASSAFALFGFGEDKTESANEDFGLPPYNGVKHAIAVLPPKYTALVTYTGDLSQNIGSMLESALYDTNRFIVVDRDRINDTLAEQNLQADGRSAKASDVAQTGLIQSAKYLAEVEITDVEGAESGQSGGVSIGGFRIGGSGGNAQITTIIKVIDSTTGEIVAKERVIGEAGRKGLNVGYASSNWGADVGGFSKTPLGEAAYDNVVQATRFLAEQFEDISLEGAVVTVSGDRIIINRGSNFNVENGQKFVVREKGELLIDPTTGEVLERIEGAVTSEIEVTKVSDKISYATLIDGVMPAKGDVVIAADN; encoded by the coding sequence ATGAAAAAAACACTCTCTCTCACACTTTTTGCATCCCTAATGGCCGCCTCCAGTGCCTTCGCTCTTTTCGGTTTTGGCGAAGACAAAACCGAATCCGCCAATGAGGACTTCGGCTTGCCTCCCTATAACGGAGTGAAGCATGCGATTGCAGTTTTACCTCCCAAATATACGGCGCTGGTCACTTACACCGGAGACCTTTCTCAAAACATCGGGTCGATGCTCGAATCTGCCCTTTACGACACGAATCGCTTCATTGTCGTCGATCGTGACCGCATCAACGACACCCTTGCCGAACAAAACCTTCAGGCCGATGGTCGATCGGCTAAAGCTTCGGATGTAGCCCAGACTGGCCTCATTCAGAGCGCCAAGTATCTGGCGGAGGTAGAAATTACGGATGTTGAAGGCGCCGAATCCGGTCAGAGCGGAGGTGTTTCTATTGGTGGCTTCCGCATCGGCGGCAGTGGAGGAAATGCCCAGATCACGACCATTATCAAAGTGATCGACTCGACTACCGGCGAGATCGTTGCGAAGGAACGCGTCATCGGAGAAGCCGGACGCAAGGGACTGAATGTCGGATACGCATCCTCAAACTGGGGGGCCGATGTGGGAGGTTTCAGCAAAACTCCCCTCGGTGAGGCGGCTTATGACAATGTCGTCCAAGCGACTCGCTTTCTCGCGGAGCAATTTGAAGACATTTCCCTCGAAGGGGCAGTCGTCACCGTTTCCGGAGATCGAATCATTATCAATCGAGGATCTAATTTCAATGTGGAGAACGGACAGAAATTTGTCGTCCGCGAAAAGGGTGAGCTACTGATTGATCCGACGACCGGAGAAGTGCTCGAACGAATTGAAGGCGCCGTCACGAGCGAAATTGAAGTCACAAAAGTCTCCGATAAAATCAGCTATGCGACCCTGATCGACGGTGTCATGCCCGCCAAGGGAGATGTTGTCATCGCAGCAGACAATTAA
- a CDS encoding type II secretion system protein, giving the protein MEKLPCNQNRKGFTLIELLTVIAIIGILAAIIIPAVGNVRVKAAQAASASDLKNIGLAYNNFAIAGARSRTIADGGWESGGRKASNSAQWAQVLAEFSDLNDGSIYFISSATDVAAIDIPKVILTESDGTYTATTAWGDASGAISYNMAVNISPNASASITPIAWTKGLSTGGTWDDTSPWEGDGGHIAFMDGHVAFYKNLGDSTTGELVDPSTGTTTNNIETAVGGSANVVEPPSS; this is encoded by the coding sequence ATGGAAAAACTCCCCTGTAACCAAAATCGTAAAGGCTTTACGCTTATTGAACTCCTCACCGTCATCGCCATTATCGGCATTTTGGCGGCGATCATTATTCCGGCCGTGGGCAATGTCCGTGTGAAGGCCGCTCAGGCAGCTTCCGCAAGTGACCTGAAAAACATCGGGCTCGCCTACAATAATTTCGCTATTGCTGGAGCACGATCGCGCACCATCGCCGATGGGGGATGGGAATCTGGAGGTCGAAAGGCATCCAACTCTGCCCAATGGGCACAAGTGCTTGCGGAATTTTCTGATCTCAATGACGGATCGATCTACTTTATATCCTCGGCCACCGACGTCGCAGCGATCGACATCCCCAAAGTCATTCTAACTGAAAGTGATGGAACGTATACCGCTACAACTGCATGGGGCGATGCGTCTGGAGCGATCAGCTACAACATGGCAGTCAACATTAGTCCCAATGCTTCCGCTTCCATCACTCCTATTGCATGGACGAAAGGTCTGTCCACTGGAGGGACTTGGGATGACACCTCCCCATGGGAAGGTGACGGCGGACACATCGCATTTATGGATGGCCACGTCGCATTCTACAAAAACCTTGGAGACTCAACAACAGGAGAACTTGTTGATCCAAGCACCGGGACTACGACCAACAACATTGAAACTGCCGTCGGAGGTTCCGCGAACGTCGTCGAGCCACCGAGTAGCTAA
- a CDS encoding YebC/PmpR family DNA-binding transcriptional regulator, whose translation MSGHSKWATTKRHKAAIDAKRGKIFSVISKELTLSARDGGGDPEFNPRLRTNIAKAKAANMPADNIERAIKKGTGELEGTIIEELTYEGYGPGGVGLIVEVTTDNKNRSASEVRSTFTKNGGNLAGAGALSYNFQRKGQFLISSDKTDEEQLMEVAIEAGAEDIINNEDHFEVLCEMTEFDNVVQALEKAGIETESAELAYLPQTPVPVTDADVARQVLRLIDALDDLEDVKSVFANFDIADDLLSD comes from the coding sequence ATGTCCGGACACAGTAAATGGGCGACTACCAAACGCCATAAGGCCGCGATCGATGCGAAGCGCGGAAAGATTTTTAGCGTCATCAGTAAGGAACTCACCCTTTCTGCTCGTGATGGAGGCGGGGATCCCGAATTCAATCCGAGACTGCGCACGAACATCGCGAAGGCGAAGGCCGCCAATATGCCGGCGGACAACATTGAGCGTGCGATCAAGAAAGGGACGGGCGAGCTTGAGGGTACGATCATTGAGGAGCTCACCTACGAAGGCTACGGCCCGGGGGGCGTGGGACTCATCGTCGAGGTGACGACCGACAACAAGAACCGGAGTGCCTCGGAGGTGCGCAGCACTTTCACCAAGAACGGTGGTAATCTGGCTGGGGCTGGTGCTCTTTCCTACAATTTTCAACGCAAGGGCCAATTCCTGATCTCCTCGGACAAAACGGATGAGGAGCAATTGATGGAAGTGGCGATTGAGGCAGGAGCTGAGGATATCATCAACAACGAGGACCACTTTGAGGTTCTTTGTGAGATGACCGAGTTTGATAATGTCGTTCAAGCCTTGGAAAAAGCGGGGATCGAGACCGAATCCGCTGAGTTGGCCTACCTGCCACAAACGCCGGTTCCCGTGACGGATGCCGATGTGGCTCGCCAGGTGTTGCGTTTGATCGATGCGCTCGACGATCTGGAGGATGTGAAAAGTGTTTTCGCAAACTTCGACATCGCCGACGATCTCCTCTCGGACTGA
- a CDS encoding putative manganese-dependent inorganic diphosphatase yields MTKPVYIFGHKNPDADAICSAIGYAAFKEAIGEKEFRPARCGNSNARIDAILDRFKVPLPTFIGDVTPRLEDVMKTEFWKAGPQSTCAEALQLIDEYDVRSLPVVDEQGKAKGLVSIFDLGEYFTPRVSDPLRMRKVRSTITAIARSLKAETVHLHEPDRFEELFVRIGAMDIRSFGNFAQKEVSPRQSIIVVGDRWDIQEKSMQLGVRLLVVTGNLELDPEMIERAKEKEVSLIVSPYDSATTSWIIRSASFLDSLFETETIQFHREDRVRDVQKRIARKYAPLYMVTDSSDRLLGIFSKTDIFKPPTTKIVLVDHNELSQAVSGAGEVEILEIIDHHRLGNIPTDQPILFINRPVGSTCTIVADRFFKEGLEPSPAIAGVLMAGLISDTLLLSSPTTTPTDKEILERLAKIADVDPQELADSIFTSGSVILNSEPKRVIQMDCKVYEEDGTRFSVSQVEELGFDNFWEHESVLKEALEEYRTSEKLDFSALLVTDINTQNSLLVVSGEEQLISGISYPSVTSGEIFDLKGIVSRKKQLIPYLSKLFADS; encoded by the coding sequence ATGACGAAACCGGTTTACATCTTCGGCCACAAGAACCCTGACGCGGACGCGATCTGCTCGGCCATCGGCTATGCCGCATTCAAAGAGGCGATTGGAGAAAAGGAGTTCCGCCCAGCCCGCTGCGGAAACTCCAACGCCCGCATCGACGCTATCCTGGATCGTTTCAAGGTGCCCCTTCCGACCTTTATTGGAGACGTCACCCCTCGCCTCGAGGATGTGATGAAGACGGAGTTCTGGAAGGCCGGCCCTCAGAGCACTTGCGCGGAAGCACTCCAACTCATCGACGAATACGATGTTCGGTCTCTTCCCGTCGTCGATGAACAGGGAAAAGCCAAAGGCTTAGTTTCCATTTTCGATCTGGGTGAGTATTTCACCCCTCGTGTGAGCGATCCTCTTCGCATGAGAAAGGTTCGCTCGACGATAACCGCGATTGCCCGCTCCCTAAAAGCGGAAACCGTTCACCTCCACGAGCCCGATCGCTTCGAAGAGCTATTTGTCCGCATCGGTGCCATGGACATCCGATCCTTCGGCAATTTCGCCCAGAAGGAAGTGAGCCCGCGACAAAGCATCATCGTGGTCGGCGACCGCTGGGATATCCAGGAGAAGAGCATGCAACTCGGAGTCCGTCTTTTGGTGGTCACCGGGAACCTGGAACTGGATCCAGAAATGATCGAACGGGCCAAAGAAAAGGAAGTCAGTCTAATTGTTTCCCCTTACGATTCGGCAACCACTTCCTGGATCATTCGATCCGCATCATTTCTCGATTCGCTCTTTGAGACCGAGACGATCCAGTTCCACCGCGAAGATCGGGTTCGGGATGTGCAAAAGCGGATCGCCCGCAAGTATGCTCCGCTCTACATGGTCACGGATTCGAGTGATCGACTTCTCGGGATCTTCTCGAAAACCGACATTTTCAAGCCACCCACAACCAAGATTGTACTCGTCGACCACAACGAACTCTCTCAAGCCGTCTCTGGAGCTGGAGAGGTCGAAATTCTCGAAATCATCGACCATCACAGGCTCGGAAATATCCCTACCGACCAACCTATTCTCTTCATCAATCGCCCGGTAGGCTCGACTTGCACCATCGTCGCCGATCGCTTTTTCAAAGAAGGCCTTGAGCCTTCACCCGCGATTGCAGGAGTTCTGATGGCCGGACTGATCTCAGACACCCTCCTTCTCTCGAGCCCAACCACCACTCCCACCGACAAGGAAATTCTCGAGCGACTAGCGAAGATCGCGGATGTCGATCCGCAGGAACTCGCTGACAGCATTTTCACATCGGGATCCGTCATCCTCAACTCCGAGCCCAAGCGAGTCATCCAGATGGACTGCAAAGTTTACGAGGAGGATGGCACCCGCTTCTCTGTCTCACAGGTTGAGGAATTAGGCTTTGATAACTTCTGGGAACATGAAAGCGTGCTCAAGGAGGCACTCGAAGAATACCGCACCTCCGAGAAGCTCGACTTTTCTGCCCTACTGGTCACGGACATCAACACTCAGAACTCGTTGCTAGTCGTCTCGGGCGAAGAACAACTCATTTCCGGAATCTCCTACCCATCCGTCACCTCAGGAGAGATCTTCGATCTGAAAGGCATCGTCAGCCGCAAGAAACAACTCATTCCTTATCTCTCAAAACTGTTTGCCGACTCTTAA
- a CDS encoding cupin domain-containing protein → MDDWRGQFGLEPHPEGGAFRELFKSAERVTPEDGRSERSAVTHIYFHLKQGEVSRFHRVLSDEVWHLYEGEGVILYQWEPGSDRVEKIVVGGETFPHCYVVRKGGWQAAEPLGAEVLVGCTVGPGFEFEDFALIESQSPEAKTIRSLNSSLEKFL, encoded by the coding sequence ATGGACGATTGGAGAGGTCAGTTTGGATTGGAGCCACATCCTGAAGGCGGGGCCTTTCGAGAGCTTTTCAAGTCGGCCGAACGAGTGACGCCAGAAGATGGTCGCTCGGAACGTTCGGCCGTGACTCATATTTATTTCCATCTCAAGCAAGGGGAGGTGAGTCGCTTTCACCGAGTGCTCAGTGACGAGGTTTGGCATCTTTATGAGGGGGAAGGGGTGATCCTCTATCAATGGGAACCCGGGAGCGACCGAGTTGAGAAAATCGTCGTTGGGGGCGAGACTTTCCCTCATTGCTATGTGGTACGAAAAGGGGGTTGGCAGGCCGCGGAACCACTCGGTGCTGAAGTCTTGGTCGGATGCACTGTAGGTCCTGGATTCGAGTTTGAAGATTTTGCTCTTATCGAGTCACAGTCCCCGGAGGCGAAGACGATTCGCTCTCTGAATTCGAGCTTGGAGAAATTTCTTTAG